From Juglans regia cultivar Chandler chromosome 6, Walnut 2.0, whole genome shotgun sequence, the proteins below share one genomic window:
- the LOC109014453 gene encoding uncharacterized protein LOC109014453, with product MSNNQEEDTTEEFRQPPVPNVQMQAMLGEMRRMLRAELEPIHERLDRVEAETPRGQQHDIHNRQHGGRGPWRNVDGEAESEEFDEQYLNRGRIERGYRNREARMGRPRRDNDLGNIKIKIPSFQGKNDPEVYLEWETKMEMVFDCHNYSEIKKVKLAAIEFTDYAIVWWDQLLINRRRNREPPVDTWEEMKMLMRKRFVPSHYYRGLYQKLQRLIQGSKSVDEYYKEMEVAMIRANVEEDREATMARFLHGLNREIADIVEMQHNVELTDMVHQAIKVEEQFKRKGLARRGLPMATTSSWKTTPKRVEQQQNKPKFESSKNANLKTATTSGTIETSSSKTRDIKCFKCQGRGHIASQCVNKRVMVINAQGELESENEEEVDNDDMPSMEDADDEQNAVVGDLLVARRVLNVQVKEEESNQRENLFHTRCFVNNKVCSVIIDGGSCTNVASTYLVEKLALTTLKHPQPYRLQWLNECGEIKVTRQVLVALSIGKYEDEVLCDVVPMHACHLLLGRPWQYDLRVTHDGFTNKYSFTLNRQPITLVPLTPKQEFEDVLPEEVPYGLPPIRGIEHQIDFIPGASIPNRPAYRSNPEETKELQRQRGIEVDEEKVKAIQEWSTPTTVSQVRSFHGLASFYRRFVRDFSSLAAPLTEVIKKNVPFKWGKEQEKAFSLIKEKLTNAPLLVLPNFAKTFEIECDASGIGIGAVLMQEGRPIAYFSEKLSGAALNYPTYDKEMYALVRALENWQHYLWPKEFVIHTDHESLKHLKGQQRLNKRHTKWVEFIETFPYVIRYKQGKENVVADALSRRYALLSILDTKMLGFEYIKEL from the exons atgtctaataatcaagaagaagacaCAACCGAAGAATTTCGACAACCTCCAGTTCCAAACGTCCAAATGCAAGCGATGTTAGGGGAGATGAGGCGTATGTTGAGGGCTGAATTAGAACCTATTCACGAAAGGTTGGACAGGGTAGAAGCAGAAACTCCTAGGGGCCAGCAACATGACATCCACAATAGGCAGCATGGTGGGCGTGGTCCGTGGCGGAATGTTGATGgagaggcggagtcggaggagtttgatgagcaatatttgaaccGAGGCAGGATTGAGCGTGGGTATAGAAATAGAGAAGCTAGGATGGGTAGGCCTAGGAGGGATAACGATTTAggaaatataaagattaaaatccCATCTTTTCAAGGTAAAAATGATCCTGAAGTTTATTTGGAGTGGGAAACTAAAATGGAGATGGTTTTTGATTGTCACAACTACTCAGAGATAAAGAAGGTTAAGTTGGCTGCAATTGAATTTACCGATTATGCCATTgtgtggtgggatcaattactgattaataggaggaggaatagaGAGCCACCCGTGGACACTTGGgaggaaatgaaaatgcttaTGAGGAAGCGTTTTGTACCCAGCCACTATTATAGGGGATTGTATCAAAAATTACAGAGGTTAATTCAAGGATCTAAAAGTGTGGATGAGTATTACAAAGAGATGGAGGTAGCTATGATCCGGGCTAATGTAGAAGAGGACCGGGAAGCCACCATGGCTAGGTTTTTGCACGGTTTAAATCGTGAGATTGCGGATATAGTCGAGATGCAGCACAATGTTGAGTTGACAGATATGGTGCATCAAGCCATAAAGGTGGAGGAACAATTCAAACGAAAGGGATTGGCTAGGAGGGGACTGCCTATGGCTACAACCAGCTCGTGGAAGACAACTCCAAAAAGGGTTGAGCAGCaacaaaataagccaaaatttGAATCCTCTAAGAATGCCAACTTAAAGACCGCCACTACTTCAGGTACAATCGagacttcaagttctaaaacacgtgatattaaatgttttaaatgtcaggGGCGCGGACATATAGCCAGCCAGTGTGTAAACAAGAGGGTGATGGTGATAAATGCCCAAGGAGAGCTTGAgtcagaaaatgaggaagaagtagATAATGATGATATGCCATCTATGGAGGATGCTGACGATGAGCAAAATGCTGTGGTTGGAGATTTATTGGTTGCAAGGCGAGTTCTCAATGTGCAGGTTAAGGAGGAAGAAAGTAACCAAAGGGAGAACTTGTTTCATACTCGGTGCTTTGTAAATAACAAAGTTTGCAGTGTCATTATCGATGGTGGGAGTTGCACAAATGTAGCCAGCACTTATTTGGTGGAGAAATTGGCTTTAACTACCTTGAAACATCCTCAACCTTACCGGCTTCAGTGGTTGAATGAATGTGGGGAAATCAAGGTGACAAGACAAGTGTTGGTGGCATTATCCATTGGCAAATatgaggatgaggtgctttgtgatgtggtTCCTATGCACGCATGCCATTTACTGTTGGGAagaccatggcagtatgatctgAGGGTTACGCATGATGGATTCACAAATAAGTATTCCTTCACTCTTAATAGGCAACCTATTACTCTTGTGCCATTAACTCCAAAACAG GAGTTTGAAGATGTCCTTCCTGAAGAGGTACCCTATGGTTTACCTCCAATCCGAGGGATTGAACATCAAATTGATTTCATACCTGGTGCATCAATTCCAAACCGACCTGCTTATAGGAGTAATCCCGAGGAGACCAAGGAACTTCAGAGGCAA agaggaattgaggtggatgaggaaAAGGTGAAGGCAATCCAAGAGTGGTCAACGCCTACAACAGTCAGCCAAGTGAGGAGTTTCCACGGCTTAGCTAGCTTCTATAGACGGTTTGTGCGTGATTTTAGTAGCTTAGCCGCCCCTCTTACTGAAGTCATCAAGAAAAATGTGCCGTTTAAGTggggaaaagaacaagaaaaggcaTTTAGTCTGATCAAAGAAAAGTTAACTAATGCACCTTTGCTTGTTTTACCTaactttgctaaaacttttgaaattgagtgtgatgcttcaggcaTAGGTATTGGAgctgttttgatgcaagaaggCCGTCCAATTGCTTATTTCAGTGAAAAGTTGAGTGGGGCAGCCCTAAATTACCCTACTTATGATAAGGAGATGTATGCCTTGGTGAGGGCTTTGGAAAATTGGCAACACTATCTATGGCCAAAGGAGTTTGTGATTCACACAGATCATGAGTCTTTGAAGCATTTGAAAGGACAGCAAAGGTTGAACAAACGCCATACCAAGTGGGTGGAATTCATTGAAACATTTCCGTATGTAATCAGATATaagcaaggtaaggaaaatGTGGTGGCTGATGCATTGTCCCGAAGGTATGCCTtactttccattttagatacaaaaatgctTGGCTTTGAATACATTAAGGAATTGTGA